A window of Fragaria vesca subsp. vesca linkage group LG7, FraVesHawaii_1.0, whole genome shotgun sequence contains these coding sequences:
- the LOC101292849 gene encoding probable xyloglucan endotransglucosylase/hydrolase protein 26-like: protein MAILQAFLIGLCTIAFYQSSVNAKFSKSMYITWGQQHAAIQGNGEDVQLVLDQTSGSAVQSKRGFLFGSIEMLIKLVPNNSAGTVTAFYLSSTGSKHDEIDFEFLGNVSGQPYIIHTNIYTQGNGSREQQFYLWFDPTADFHNYTIHWNPTTVVWYIDGLPIRVFRNYENEGIAYPSKQGMRVYSSLWNADNWATRGGLVKIDWTSAPFIARLRNFRARACKWDGPSSITQCAAATPANWWTSPIYKQLSNAKLGQLKWVRDNHMIYDYCKDTKRFNGNMPVECSKQQF, encoded by the exons ATGGCGATTCTGCAAGCTTTCTTGATAGGCTTGTGCACCATTGCTTTTTATCAAAGTTCAGTTAATGCAAAGTTTTCGAAGAGCATGTACATCACCTGGGGTCAGCAGCATGCTGCAATTCAAGGCAATGGCGAAGATGTCCAACTCGTGCTCGATCAAACTTCAG GATCTGCTGTTCAATCAAAGAGAGGTTTCTTATTCGGAAGCATTGAGATGCTCATTAAGTTGGTACCTAATAATTCTGCAGGCACAGTAACAGCTTTCTAT CTCTCATCTACAGGAAGCAAACATGACGAGATAGATTTCGAATTCTTAGGAAACGTTTCTGGACAACCTTACATTATCCACACAAACATCTATACACAAGGAAATGGAAGCAGAGAGCAGCAGTTTTACCTCTGGTTTGATCCAACAGCTGATTTTCACAACTACACCATACATTGGAACCCAACCACAGTTGT GTGGTACATCGATGGACTGCCAATTCGTGTATTCAGAAACTACGAAAACGAGGGCATTGCTTACCCCAGCAAGCAAGGGATGAGGGTTTACTCCAGCTTATGGAACGCAGATAACTGGGCAACCAGAGGCGGACTAGTCAAAATCGACTGGACCAGCGCCCCATTCATAGCTAGATTGCGCAATTTCAGAGCGAGAGCTTGCAAGTGGGATGGACCGAGCAGTATCACGCAATGCGCCGCAGCTACTCCTGCAAACTGGTGGACATCTCCTATATACAAGCAGCTGAGCAATGCTAAGTTAGGCCAGCTGAAATGGGTTAGAGACAACCACATGATCTACGACTACTGCAAAGACACTAAACGATTCAACGGAAACATGCCTGTGGAATGCTCCAAACAACAATTCTAA
- the LOC101293445 gene encoding probable serine/threonine-protein kinase WNK3-like gives MFAIKSVLEAFDEEEGIEVAWSKVKPADDAELQRLFFSEINWLKSLKHGKIIKLFSWWVSEDGDNGKKDLKYDNVFINGFNGEVKIGDFGFTLVMHEQSSSSEYGVIGTPEFIVLEMYE, from the exons ATGTTTGCCATAAAGTCAGTTTTAGAGGCTTTTGATGAGGAAGAAGGGATTGAAGTGGCCTGGAGCAAAGTCAAGCCTGCGGACGATGCTGAGCTTCAGCGCTTGTTTTTTTCGGAGATTAATTGGCTCAAGTCTCTAAAACATGGTAAGATCATCAAGCTTTTCAGCTGGTGGGTCTCGGAAGATGGTGATAATGGTAAGAA GGATTTGAAGTATGACAATGTGTTTATTAATGGTTTCAATGGAGAGGTGAAGATTGGGGATTTCGGGTTTACATTGGTGATGCATGAGCAGAGTAGTAGTTCTGAGTATGGAGTGATTGGCACGCCAGAGTTTATAGTGCTGGAGATGTATGAATAG